The proteins below come from a single Kitasatospora sp. NBC_00315 genomic window:
- a CDS encoding ABC transporter permease produces the protein MVAPTAKLPAPRPRLLAVTLRTIGPLALLGAWELASATGALTQDVLASPGQVVGAVGEIWRNGQLADALSVSLTRAGLGLLFGAGIGLVLGVVTGFFRLGEELLDSAVQVLRTVPFLALVPLFMVWFGITETAKVALIGVATSFPMYVSTSGGVRNTDRKLIEAMRSFGLGRWAIVRTVVLPGALPPLLSGLRLSMTLSVIALIAAEEINSTEGIGYLMAQAQNYSRTDILAVCILIYGVLGLLADGVVRVLERLLMPWRTQGATR, from the coding sequence CTGGTGGCACCCACGGCCAAACTGCCCGCCCCCCGTCCGCGCCTGCTGGCGGTGACGCTGCGCACGATCGGCCCGCTCGCGCTGCTCGGCGCCTGGGAGCTGGCCTCCGCGACCGGTGCCCTCACCCAGGACGTCCTGGCCTCGCCCGGCCAGGTGGTCGGCGCGGTCGGCGAGATCTGGCGCAACGGCCAGCTCGCCGACGCGCTGAGCGTCTCGCTCACCCGGGCCGGCCTCGGCCTGCTGTTCGGCGCCGGGATCGGCCTGGTGCTGGGCGTGGTCACCGGCTTCTTCCGGCTCGGTGAGGAGCTGCTCGACTCGGCCGTGCAGGTCCTGCGGACGGTGCCGTTCCTGGCGCTGGTCCCGCTGTTCATGGTCTGGTTCGGCATCACCGAGACGGCGAAGGTCGCCCTGATCGGTGTGGCCACCAGCTTCCCGATGTACGTCTCCACCTCGGGCGGCGTCCGCAACACCGACCGCAAGCTGATCGAGGCGATGCGCAGCTTCGGCCTCGGCCGGTGGGCGATCGTCCGCACCGTCGTGCTGCCGGGCGCGCTGCCCCCGCTGCTGTCGGGGCTGCGGCTCTCGATGACGCTGAGCGTGATCGCGCTGATCGCGGCCGAGGAGATCAACTCCACCGAGGGCATCGGCTACCTGATGGCCCAGGCGCAGAACTACTCCCGGACCGACATCCTGGCGGTCTGCATCCTGATCTACGGCGTGCTCGGCCTGCTGGCGGACGGCGTCGTCCGTGTGCTGGAGCGGCTGCTGATGCCCTGGCGCACCCAAGGAGCGACCCGATGA
- a CDS encoding NrtA/SsuA/CpmA family ABC transporter substrate-binding protein has translation MKTPRPVLFAAALLATVTVAACGSSAGSAKSSADAGTDVVLRLPDPGNSGFLAKGKKDGSLDRALAAVHAKVAWTGSAGAFAPAAQALSADQLDFAQGSITSAVAALAQKPGFKLFAQNAPDAVGEGILVKNGSPVTTVRDLVGKKVACSQGGTSEYLLLKALEKNGIPADQVERVYLRPDQTAGVFNSGQVDAWATWNTFSTPEIANSGAHFLVNGKDVGSDNYAVWAVRNGFADKNPAVVAAFYRYLHENGLQEKADPAGYLNVVTDSGPTAVTPAEKEVAVNVTRQGATADVITDADLVRFGTVAQFFADQKVTKSLIDVKPYVLDVSKLPGGGQ, from the coding sequence ATGAAGACCCCTCGCCCCGTCCTGTTCGCCGCCGCACTGCTCGCCACCGTCACGGTCGCCGCCTGCGGCTCGTCCGCCGGGAGTGCCAAGAGCTCGGCGGACGCCGGGACCGACGTGGTGCTGCGGCTGCCCGACCCCGGCAACTCCGGCTTCCTGGCCAAGGGAAAGAAGGACGGCTCGCTCGACAGAGCCCTGGCCGCCGTCCATGCCAAGGTGGCCTGGACGGGCAGCGCCGGCGCGTTCGCACCCGCCGCCCAGGCGCTCTCCGCCGACCAACTGGACTTCGCCCAGGGCTCGATCACCTCGGCGGTCGCCGCCCTCGCCCAGAAGCCCGGCTTCAAGCTGTTCGCGCAGAACGCTCCCGACGCCGTCGGCGAGGGCATTCTGGTGAAGAACGGCTCCCCCGTCACGACCGTGCGGGACCTCGTCGGCAAGAAGGTCGCCTGCTCCCAGGGCGGCACCAGTGAGTACCTGCTGCTCAAGGCACTGGAGAAGAACGGCATCCCGGCCGACCAGGTCGAGCGGGTCTACCTGCGCCCCGACCAGACCGCCGGCGTCTTCAACTCCGGCCAGGTGGACGCCTGGGCGACCTGGAACACCTTCTCCACGCCCGAGATCGCCAACTCCGGCGCGCACTTCCTGGTCAACGGGAAGGACGTCGGCTCGGACAACTACGCGGTCTGGGCGGTCCGCAACGGATTCGCCGACAAGAACCCCGCCGTGGTGGCCGCGTTCTACCGCTACCTGCACGAGAACGGCCTGCAGGAGAAGGCCGACCCGGCCGGCTACCTCAACGTGGTGACCGACTCCGGCCCGACCGCCGTCACCCCGGCCGAGAAGGAGGTCGCGGTGAACGTCACCAGGCAGGGCGCCACGGCCGACGTCATCACCGACGCCGACCTCGTCCGGTTCGGCACGGTCGCGCAGTTCTTCGCCGACCAGAAGGTCACCAAGTCCCTGATCGACGTCAAGCCCTACGTGCTGGACGTCAGCAAGCTGCCCGGCGGCGGCCAGTGA